Sequence from the Polycladomyces zharkentensis genome:
CGCCGCCCTGCGCCTGGTTCAACAAAAAGAAAAAGAGCAGCAGAATGATCACGAAAGGAATGATGGACGTAAAAAAGGTCAGCCAGACAGAATCACTTTTCGCCTTTTCATAGGAGTGCCGAACTTTGTACTTCACCAGGTCTTGCACAACGGTGCTGCCGTGGAGCATCGGCGCCTCGACAACAAACGTTTTGTCCGGCTTCCCTTTCAGCTTCCCTTCGATACGGTAGGTCGTATTTCCTTCCGGTTGAACGGTGACGTTCTCAATCTGGCCCGCCGCCAGTTTGGCTCGGTATTGATCGTACGTAAGCGTTACGGTGTCGGTTCCTTGGTTTGCGATAATATTCACAATCCCGACGACGACAAGGATGAGAATAATATATAATCCGGGAATCCGGAAGACGTTTTTCATCCTTGACCTCCTCTCAATGCCACTTACATCATTTTACCACAGGGCGACGACCTGTCACAACCTACTGTTGCTGGTACACCTGTTCCTTCAGAATCCCGATGTACGGCAGATTCCGATATTTCTCCGCATAGTCCAGGCCGTATCCCACCACGAAGGCGTCGGGAATCGTGAACCCGCAATAATCCGGCTGTAAATCCACCGTTCTGCGCCCCGGTTTGTCGAGCAGCGTGACCACTTTGATCGAGGCGGCGTTGCGGTGACGCAACAAATCGATCAGGTGACTCAAGGTCAATCCGCTGTCGATGATGTCTTCCACAATGATCACGTGCCGGCCTTCCACGGAGGCGTCCAGATCCTTGATGATGCGAACCACGCCCGACGATTTCGTCGATGCGCCGTAGCTGGAGACCGCCATGAAGTCCATCTCGAGCGGAATGTCCATGCTGCGGACCAGATCGGTCATGAACGGGGCCGCACCTTTGAGCACACAGATACAGAGCGGATTCAGACCCCTGTAATCCTCGGACAGGCGACGTCCCAATTCTTTCACTTTGGTTTTGATCTCTTCTTCGGTATACAGGATTTCTTGGATATCCTCGTGCATGATAACCTCCCAATCATCCTATGTATGCTGCTGATGAGGCAACCGTTCAGGCATTCCGTCCGTCAACCATTCCAGATACAAAAAATGACGGGTGTCTGGGGCCACCGGTGCCCAATCCGATCGGCGAACGCCCGGAATCCAAACGATCGTCTCCCCATGGAGTACCATGGGCAGACGGTCACGTTCCCTCCTGGGAATTTTGGCGGAGATCAACAGGTCCTTCACTTTGGTCGTGCCGTTCAATCCGATCGGTCGGATGCGATCGCCGGGTCTGCGCGTGCGAACCCAGAGCGGAAATGTAAGCGCATCCGCATCAAATACTGCCCAAATCCCGCGTAAATGTTTGGCATCAAGGCGTTTGGCCGTAACACGACAGACAAACCGTCCGCCCAAACCGGGAATGATTGTTTCTCCCGGAACATGGAGCCGTACGGGCGCCAACGGTTTGACCGGTGAATCATCCCCGACCGCGATCCGGAGCAGGTCGTATTGACGTTCCGCCCGGAAACGGCCGGGCAAGTCGATCCGCGCCGACGGTTCGGGATGGGCCGCCAGATGACGAATCTGTTCCACCGTATCCATCGTTGCCTCGTTTGCTTCTTCTTCCAGAAGACAATTTAATATTAGTTTAATCACCCTCCTTTGTAAAGCAACGTGAAGATCCAACAAACGGTTTCGATCCAAAACGATTTCATTTTTTCCTTTTTTCCTCACAACCCGTCCCCAAGCCCGATCCATCTGTTCGCGCCACCAGTCTTCCTCCTCTCCCACCACACGGGACAGTTGGAGCAGTGCTTCCTTCACGCGGGGGTTATACCGCTGAAGCTCGGGAATGAGTTGCAAACGGACACGGTTGCGGGTATATACGTCGGAACGATTGCTTTCGTCCAAACGGGGAGACAACGCGTGGTCCGCGCAATACTTTTCAATCTCCTCCCGATACACGTCAAGCAGCGGCCGGATCAGCCTTCTTCCTTCCCACTGGCGGATATACGGCATACCGGCCAATCCGCTGACACCGGTTCCCCTCAACAAGCGCATCAAAATGGTCTCCACCTGGTCGTCGGCGTGATGCGCCAGTGCCAACGCATCCACATCCCAGTGATCTGCCGCCTGCCGGTACGCCCGATATCGCAACCGCCGCGCCACGTCCTGTTTGTTGCCCCCATGCAGGCGCAATTGGCCCGCCACATCCACCCGACTCACCCGACACGGGATTCCCCACTCCGCGCAAATTTGCTCAACAAATCTGGCATCCTCGGCACTGGCCTCCCCCCGAAGCTGATGGTCCACATGCACGGCGAACACCTGCCACTCAAACTCCGGCGCCAACCGATGGAGCGCGTGCAACAATGCGAGTGAATCCGGTCCGCCCGACACACCGATCAGCACACGATCCCCCGGGTGGAGCAGTTTGTGGTTTTGGACCGTTTTTTTCAGTGTTTCCAACAACATCCTTCCTGCATCCCTTCCTGGGACTCGCAAATTCAAAATCTCCCACTCGCCCCTGTTTCGCAAACGAAATGGTCGCTTGCAGACCCGATGCACCTGTTACAGTGCACGGCCAAGCTGTGTCTGGTGATCCTGTCCGATTCTACTTCGGCTCGCTCCGCCTGCGCCCTGCAAGGAAACAGATCATGGCACTTCGATCCGGGGTGCAGGACGCGGGAAAAGTACGCTTCGCTCAGAGGAAATTGCCGCGATTTCATCTCTGCGCTTCCTGGGTCTTCGCTCAGCCGGGGCTTGGTTTTTCACCTCACCTAGGGAAGTATTTGCTCCCTCACCGATTGACAAGCCATGCCCCGGTTCGTCGCTCACCGCGGAAAACATCGCCCCTTTACAGAATGACCAGACACGCCCTAGACAAAAACCCGGGGGCACTCCCCGGGCATCGCATTTACAATTGTCCGTTCCCTTTTATTGTACCCGCATCCCACAGCGGAATCAAACGGCCGCTCCCCCCAGATTCGGCCGTTCAAAATGCCGCTGCTTGCGGGCGTTCAACACGAGACACTCCGGACAGACGGATCGTCGCCCATTCCGGTGTGTAGTGATCCACCTTGGACACGACGACCGTCATATCGTCGTCGATGTTCCCCCCATTTCCTCGTACGACCTGTTCCAGCAGGCAGTCCGCAAATGATTGCGGGTCTTTGGTATCAATCTCGGCGATCAGGCGTTTGAGGTGCAACTCTTTGTTGTGCGCATGACGCGGCGCATCCAATACACCGTCCGTCACCATGATCAACAGATCACCCGGTTGAAGCTGCTTTTCCAACGGCTCCACATCGATATTGCGCAAAATCCCGATCGGCGGATTGCCGGCCGACAGGGTGATCACTTCTTTGCCCCGTTTGATAAAGCCGGGTGTGGAACCGATCTTCAAAAACCGGGTGTTCGCGTCTTTCAAATCGATGATCGCCAGATCGATCGTGGCAAACATCTCGTCAGTGGATCGCAAGCCCAAGATGGCGTTGACCGTCTCCACCGCTTTTTTCTCGTCCATCCCCGCTTGCAGCAGTCGTCGGAGCAATCCGAGGGCTGCATGACTCTCTTCCTGGGCGCGCTGGCCGTTGCCCATACCGTCGCTCAAGGCCACCGCATACTTCCCTGTTCCCAGATTCATGTAGCAATAACTGTCGCCGGACAACCAGTGTCCCCCCTTGGCGGCGCCCGCCACACCGGTCTTGATCTCGTAGCGTTGGGCCGATCCCAACGTGACGACAGTTCCCGATGTCCTGCCCTGGATGACCTTTCGGTAAACGGCGATGGGTTCACCGATGATTTCCGTCAACAACGGCGCGATCAGCTTCCGGCACTCATCCAGTGCATCGCCGTGCGGCAGTGTAACTTCTATTTCCACCTTCCCTTCCTCCAAACTGATCACTTCCACCCGCTGGATGGAAAGACCCAATTCTTCCAGCGCCAGCTGTATCTGCTCTTCTTGTGCGGCGAGCACTTGTGCTTCCCGCCGGATGTCTTCGGCCAAATCGCGCATCACACCTGCCACGCCTTCCAACTGTTCAGACACCAACCGGCGTGCTTCCCGGACCTGCTCCCGCCAATACAGGTCGTGCTCATACAAATCGTACCGCTCTTGGATCAGCGCCAACACCTTGTCCGCTTTGACGCAATGCTCGCTCCACGACCGCGGTGTCCGGAGCTGGCGATCTTTTGGATGCATTTCCACCATCGCCATCAAATCGGTCATTCCCTGATACGTTTTCATCATGTCACGCTCCCAGCATTGCCGGTATCGGTGACACGATTTGCATGTCTTTTCCGTCACATCTCCGAGAAAACGGCTGAAGTGAGCAGTCTCCTGTTGCCGCTGCAAACCGGGGTCCTCCCGGAAACTGCGGGCCAGCTCCACGAAGAGTTCGGTAAACTGATCCACTTTGGCGGCAGTCACATCGCGCAAACGGCGCACATACTCCTGTTGGGAGTGCTGATATTCGTCCGTCCCGGGGATATGACGGGAAATCACTTTGAAAAAGGCGGACGGAGTCAGCCACAACAAGACGATCGCGCTCGCCGACTCGGCAAGAGAAATCCAGGCATGCCATTTCCCTCCCGCATACAGTGACAAAATGGCGGTACCCAGTATGAACCCCACCGTCACACCCCATCGCTTGCCTTCCCGGAAAAGTCCGGCCAACAATCCGGCGAATGCCAGCAAACTGATCTCTCCAAGCGAACGGGGGTCGGACAGGCTGAGAATCATCCCGTTCACCACTCCGACAGCCGCACCCGTCATGCCGCCACCCACCAGCGCCAGCACGAGAATGACATACCGGGACAACACATGGACCGCCGACACGCCTGCTGCCGCCCATCCCATCGCTCCCGTCATCACCGAGCCGATCAATATGACGAGGCAGATCATCTCGTCTTGGCGAAGGGCCATCCTTTTTCGGCGCACGGTGAAAAAGGGCAACGACTGAACGAAAATAAACGAGAGAATGAAGCTCAGCAATACGTCGATTCCGGCCATCATCGCTTGGTACGGTGTCCATCCGCTCCACCAGAAGCGTAACAGGTGGACCCCTGCGCTCGTAGTCAGCACGACAAAAGGGACGTAATTGATCTGTCCCCTTTTCACCCAG
This genomic interval carries:
- the tilS gene encoding tRNA lysidine(34) synthetase TilS, which gives rise to MLLETLKKTVQNHKLLHPGDRVLIGVSGGPDSLALLHALHRLAPEFEWQVFAVHVDHQLRGEASAEDARFVEQICAEWGIPCRVSRVDVAGQLRLHGGNKQDVARRLRYRAYRQAADHWDVDALALAHHADDQVETILMRLLRGTGVSGLAGMPYIRQWEGRRLIRPLLDVYREEIEKYCADHALSPRLDESNRSDVYTRNRVRLQLIPELQRYNPRVKEALLQLSRVVGEEEDWWREQMDRAWGRVVRKKGKNEIVLDRNRLLDLHVALQRRVIKLILNCLLEEEANEATMDTVEQIRHLAAHPEPSARIDLPGRFRAERQYDLLRIAVGDDSPVKPLAPVRLHVPGETIIPGLGGRFVCRVTAKRLDAKHLRGIWAVFDADALTFPLWVRTRRPGDRIRPIGLNGTTKVKDLLISAKIPRRERDRLPMVLHGETIVWIPGVRRSDWAPVAPDTRHFLYLEWLTDGMPERLPHQQHT
- the hpt gene encoding hypoxanthine phosphoribosyltransferase, which translates into the protein MHEDIQEILYTEEEIKTKVKELGRRLSEDYRGLNPLCICVLKGAAPFMTDLVRSMDIPLEMDFMAVSSYGASTKSSGVVRIIKDLDASVEGRHVIIVEDIIDSGLTLSHLIDLLRHRNAASIKVVTLLDKPGRRTVDLQPDYCGFTIPDAFVVGYGLDYAEKYRNLPYIGILKEQVYQQQ
- the spoIIE gene encoding stage II sporulation protein E, whose protein sequence is MQMRWMDVGMTWMRPIGKAFRLSPDTKQKLRRWSRVWNLPLMLMGFLFGRAVMLDAVSPFSVAYLAVVYQLSRRQWPAVAVALMAGAATREPVHTAQTAAGLILFLVIQKIFAWVKRGQINYVPFVVLTTSAGVHLLRFWWSGWTPYQAMMAGIDVLLSFILSFIFVQSLPFFTVRRKRMALRQDEMICLVILIGSVMTGAMGWAAAGVSAVHVLSRYVILVLALVGGGMTGAAVGVVNGMILSLSDPRSLGEISLLAFAGLLAGLFREGKRWGVTVGFILGTAILSLYAGGKWHAWISLAESASAIVLLWLTPSAFFKVISRHIPGTDEYQHSQQEYVRRLRDVTAAKVDQFTELFVELARSFREDPGLQRQQETAHFSRFLGDVTEKTCKSCHRYRQCWERDMMKTYQGMTDLMAMVEMHPKDRQLRTPRSWSEHCVKADKVLALIQERYDLYEHDLYWREQVREARRLVSEQLEGVAGVMRDLAEDIRREAQVLAAQEEQIQLALEELGLSIQRVEVISLEEGKVEIEVTLPHGDALDECRKLIAPLLTEIIGEPIAVYRKVIQGRTSGTVVTLGSAQRYEIKTGVAGAAKGGHWLSGDSYCYMNLGTGKYAVALSDGMGNGQRAQEESHAALGLLRRLLQAGMDEKKAVETVNAILGLRSTDEMFATIDLAIIDLKDANTRFLKIGSTPGFIKRGKEVITLSAGNPPIGILRNIDVEPLEKQLQPGDLLIMVTDGVLDAPRHAHNKELHLKRLIAEIDTKDPQSFADCLLEQVVRGNGGNIDDDMTVVVSKVDHYTPEWATIRLSGVSRVERPQAAAF